The following coding sequences lie in one Candidatus Eremiobacterota bacterium genomic window:
- the recR gene encoding recombination protein RecR: MSEVRHAPSPIAALINELSKLPTIGPKTAARLVFHLLNRPRHEAQTLAEAILSVKDNVRFCSVCHSLAEIDPCEFCTDDQRDAVTICVVAEAKDVYAIERTGAFKGRYHVLGGLISPMDGIGPAQLFVKELVERIGRERPNEIILATNPNAEGEATALYLSRLLQPLGAAVTRLAYGLPIGGDLDYVDEVTIAKALEGRRAL, translated from the coding sequence GTGAGCGAAGTCCGACACGCTCCGAGTCCTATCGCCGCATTGATCAACGAGCTCAGCAAGCTGCCGACGATCGGCCCCAAGACCGCCGCGCGCTTGGTTTTTCATCTCTTGAACCGGCCGCGTCACGAAGCGCAGACTCTGGCCGAAGCGATCCTTTCCGTGAAAGACAACGTAAGGTTTTGCTCGGTTTGTCACTCGCTGGCCGAAATCGACCCCTGCGAGTTCTGTACCGACGACCAGCGCGACGCCGTGACAATCTGCGTTGTCGCCGAAGCAAAGGACGTTTATGCGATCGAGCGGACCGGCGCGTTCAAGGGTCGCTATCACGTCTTGGGCGGATTGATTTCGCCGATGGACGGCATCGGCCCGGCGCAGCTCTTTGTCAAAGAGCTCGTCGAGCGAATCGGACGCGAACGTCCGAACGAAATCATATTGGCAACCAATCCTAACGCCGAAGGCGAGGCGACGGCGCTCTACCTTTCGCGCCTTTTGCAGCCGCTGGGCGCCGCCGTCACGCGTTTGGCCTACGGACTTCCGATTGGAGGGGATTTGGATTACGTCGACGAGGTGACCATCGCCAAAGCACTGGAAGGCCGTCGCGCGCTGTAA